Proteins from a single region of Hermetia illucens chromosome 3, iHerIll2.2.curated.20191125, whole genome shotgun sequence:
- the LOC119652285 gene encoding pyruvate dehydrogenase E1 component subunit beta, mitochondrial translates to MLARGISGFVARRAFSTTPKNLAAPAQMTVRDALNSAMDDEMARDERVLLLGEEVAQYDGAYKVSRGLWKKYGDKRIIDTPITEMGFAGIAVGAAMAGLRPICEFMTFNFSMQAIDHVINSAAKTYYMSAGKVNVPIVFRGPNGAAAGVAAQHSQCFAAWYAHCPGLKVISPYDSEDARGLLKSAIRDPDPVVFLENEILYGVPFPVTEQMMDKDFLVPIGKAKIMKPGKHVTLVAHSKAVETCLLAAAELTKKGIEAEVINLRSIRPLDTETIFKSVQKTHHLVTVENGWPQSGVGAEICARIMENETFFHLDAPVWRCCGVDVPMPYTKSLEIAALPQVQDVVKAVEKVVGKK, encoded by the exons ATGTTGGCCAGAGGTATCAGTGGATTTGTGGCTCGGAGGGCGTTCTCGACAACCCCGAAAAATCTGGCGGCGCCCGCTCAAATGACCGTGCGAGATGCCCTCAACAGTGCCATGGACGACGAGATGGCCCGGGACGAAAGAGTGCTCCTGCTGGGCGAGGAGGTGGCTCAGTACGATGGAGCCTATAAG GTATCAAGGGGTTTGTGGAAGAAATATGGAGACAAACGAATTATCGACACACCAATCACAGAAATGGGTTTCGCTGGTATAGCAGTAGGTGCTGCAATGGCAGGACTTAGACCAATTTGCGAATTTATGACATTCAATTTCTCAATGCAGGCCATTGATCAT GTAATAAATTCGGCTGCGAAAACTTACTACATGTCAGCTGGTAAAGTGAACGTACCTATTGTGTTCCGTGGACCAAACGGTGCCGCGGCTGGTGTTGCCGCCCAACATTCACAATGCTTTGCAGCCTGGTATGCACACTGTCCAGGACTGAAAGTAATCTCGCCCTACGACAGTGAAGACGCTCGGGGGCTTTTAAAATCTGCCATTCGTGATCCTGATCCTGTAGTTTTCCTGGAAAACGAAATTTTATACGGTGTTCCATTTCCTGTAACTGAACAAATGATGGATAAAGACTTTTTAGTGCCAATTGGCAAAGCGAAAATCATGAAGCCAGGCAAACATGTTACATTGGTTGCCCACTCGAAAGCGGTGGAAACGTGTTTACTGGCCGCCGCTGAATTAACAAAGAAAG GTATCGAGGCTGAAGTGATAAATTTAAGATCCATTCGACCATTGGATACAGAAACAATATTCAAATCAGTGCAGAAAACACATCATTTAGTAACGGTTGAAAACGGTTGGCCACAAAGTG GTGTCGGAGCTGAAATATGTGCCAGGATAATGGAGAATGAAACATTCTTCCACTTAGACGCTCCAGTATGGCGGTGCTGTG GAGTTGACGTTCCAATGCCGTACACAAAATCTCTGGAAATTGCCGCTCTTCCCCAAGTGCAGGATGTTGTTAAAGCTGTGGAGAAAGTCGTCGGGAAGAAGTGA